The Fimbriimonadales bacterium genome includes the window CTACAAGGTTCGCTTCATCGTCGTCGATACTCCCGGCATGTATTCCATGTCCCCTATTTCGGAAGATGAGCGGGTAGCAAGACGGGTTCTGATAGACAACCCTCCCGACCTCATCCTCCACGTCGTAGATGCAAAGAATATCGAGCGCATGCTTCCCCTCACCCTGCAATTTCTCGAGGCAGGATTCGAAGTAATTGTCGTGGCGAACATGATGGACGAAGCGGACCGGTCAGGCATCAAAATTGACACCATCGAACTCCAAAAGCGTTTAGGCATTCCCGTTATCGCAACTGCTTGCCTTCATGGACGCGGTATCGATCTCTTGAAAGACATCTTATATGAGCGCCTTGCCAAATAGCAGCGCACCGACCATCGTTCGATATCCAGAATCCGTCGAAAGCGTAATTCAGCGTATCGAGGCTTGTTTGCGAGCGGGAGATTATCCTTTTACGAAGCGCTCTGTTGCGATACTAGCTTTGTATAACGACACAGAAATCCTCGAGAGCATCGAAAGGCAAGAGGGTAGCGAAACACTCGCGAAAATTCGCAAATGGGTAGAAGAATCCAACGCTACCGGTGTCCCCCCCAGTTATCTTGTCGTGGAAGCGAGACAAAATACCGCTACAGAGATTGCGAAAGAAACGATTACGAAAACCAGCGCATCCCGTAACCGGGTTAGCGAATATTTGGGAA containing:
- a CDS encoding FeoB small GTPase domain-containing protein, with product MAFALKSPSKLPVVAIVGNPNVGKSVLFNRLTGRYVTVSNYPGTTVEISKGLASAYKVRFIVVDTPGMYSMSPISEDERVARRVLIDNPPDLILHVVDAKNIERMLPLTLQFLEAGFEVIVVANMMDEADRSGIKIDTIELQKRLGIPVIATACLHGRGIDLLKDILYERLAK